Proteins encoded in a region of the Anopheles ziemanni chromosome 2, idAnoZiCoDA_A2_x.2, whole genome shotgun sequence genome:
- the LOC131281623 gene encoding zinc finger protein ZFAT translates to MLHEDDSELDDTHLCIKCGSTVVGIENYIKHRKVSCTGSTGGQPKPADDEAPGGGSGTVPGGGDEPIGNTDQPTVELRAVSTPSSSGPTSASFGTPFDFGEPIKEPERHKKVPSYEYHNYELDVTPAHHDDHHRSDGAKAPDFKNEENFDYDLGADMFFWSLELQSIIKQKAGGSVGPTATATMAGTGPSPGGSTSGVAGCSPASKIAPQHKSKAKPKLLVIPPPHAEPDQQHQHQHQQQQQHHHQLPDDWLATPNESDKLMKAVSDISGHKKVELYPIFHQESPDPSDDDSEPAGPVDEDEYDAPPRTHTGGKWKPENRPSPNALQRSTQWRHWTPPEPVEKSLDAREEDELDSFKSFSPPPGHTRGKWVPGSKITRLEYKPVHEPMARSSYEDSFWCSICNRRLASRFVYVRHLKSNLHLKRAQEESELERAVRPLYANELSGRVAKPEPSGSSSGRVEEPASEVCPPTESPGKGKRKRKCYYTKCTVCKTRLPTHLLGKHLISRYHYRRMLNHPAQCFDVVLRNMHRIVLESPFQCAPCKFYANSEPHFMAHWNSTEHEARVASPNGKFWCSFCKFECESNFQMTEHLRGANHREVIAVINRSVPIIIRKITRIRCDFCEEEFRYNAELRRHQRHCTEASLEAIEEVRTRVQNTFLCELCNSTFPNRIRLLQHGQKLHRLAHYYCSICECSFETAQESARHRRTSRHKVLSARRRKKTSLVRKSCPVCKEELADVLELKQHIANCHPEVKYSCPRCGECFVLAQELGRHVRDKNCTFFNPSPSVDGQETPSTSLPGPLVAMDSGGPVSPGPSATHQRPLLAVGSSQTSPSSSSSSSSATRAHLPGTNSIISNDSIKVNMNDRKLGKEAQLYSATGVVRSASDPDQGSIAVSASARGDNASVPGVLRQGTADGPAKVDMMENYSPSPPAPSALPPSTVPPYGIKLDSSAPAPATPGRISPPGCESSTAVSSSDCDNIVAVRSDPQASAEIFFALANNASENNTVYVDEIVGTIGEDGSVVCWQCKICPFSTSSKAEFLFHEILHSSKLDDKAKSSQSGPPDEAGRPRPNRPRPKLTCPLCGKAFSKASLRCHLRQHTDERLFPCPLCPMAFTRKANLKNHTDNIHHQRKPAASATVTSGGEAEGELHIPAPQEGSVCTTCGKTFANRHIMQLHSQVHLEQRLIKSFACQYEGCHYQAQSAADARRHLPSHSDERNFACSEDGCDYRGKSLAQLRRHALRHEDVGKKYKCDQCDFATRIPGHLRRHLLVHSGSKPYACPHCDYSCNNIENLRKHVISTSKHKGKFLYECKLCQQPEIDRIFGTNFQKEFKAHLQEIHKLAAEEAAEACKL, encoded by the exons ATGCTGCACGAGGACGACAGCGAGCTGGATGACACACATCTCTGCATTAAGTGTGGCAGCACTGTGGTGGGAAttgaaaattacattaaacaCCGCAAGGTAAGCTGCACCGGTAGTACCGGTGGCCAACCCAAGCCCGCGGACGATGAAGCTCCCGGTGGGGGAAGTGGTACCGTTCCCGGTGGTGGCGACGAGCCGATTGGCAACACCGATCAGCCAACGGTGGAACTACGCGCCGTCAGTACGCCATCGAGCAGCGGACCGACGTCGGCATCCTTTGGGACGCCGTTTGACTTTGGCGAACCAATCAAGGAACCGGAGCGGCACAAGAAAGTGCCGAGCTATGAGTATCACAACTACGAGCTGGATGTGACCCCGGCTCATCATGACGATCACCACAGGTCGGACGGTGCCAAAGCGCCCGACTTCAAGAACGAGGAAAACTTCGACTACGACCTCGGAGCGGATATGTTTTTTTGGTCGCTCGAGCTGCAGAGCATCATCAAGCAGAAGGCGGGAGGAAGTGTGGGACCAACGGCGACGGCCACGATGGCAGGGACTGGACCGAGCCCGGGTGGAAGTACGAGCGGAGTTGCTGGTTGCAGTCCTGCGTCAAAGATAGCACCGCAGCACAAGTCAAAAGCGAAGCCAAAGCTCCTTGTGATTCCTCCACCTCACGCCGAACCggatcagcagcatcagcatcagcatcagcagcaacagcaacatcatcatcagctaCCGGACGACTGGCTGGCGACACCGAACGAGTCCGATAAGCTTATGAAAGCTGTCAGCGATATCAGCGGGCACAAAAAGGTGGAGCTGTATCCGATATTCCACCAGGAGTCGCCCGACCCATCGGATGACGACAGTGAACCGGCGGGTCCGGTAGACGAAGACGAGTACGATGCACCACCCCGCACGCACACCGGTGGCAAGTGGAAGCCAGAGAATCGACCCTCACCGAATGCGTTGCAACGTTCGACCCAATGGCGCCACTGGACACCGCCGGAACCGGTCGAGAAATCGCTCGACGCGAGAGAAGAGGACGAACTGGACAGCTTCAAGAGTTTCTCGCCACCTCCGGGACACACCCGGGGCAAGTGGGTGCCCGGGTCGAAGATCACACGGCTCGAGTACAAACCCGTCCACGAGCCGATGGCCCGGAGTAGCTACGAGGACAGCTTCTGGTGCAGCATATGCAATCGACGGCTGGCGTCGCGATTTGTGTACGTGCGACATCTCAAGTCGAACCTCCATCTCAAGCGGGCCCAGGAGGAAAGCGAACTCGAACGTGCCGTGCGGCCACTGTACGCGAACGAGCTTTCCGGCCGGGTGGCGAAACCGGAACCCTCTGGGAGTTCCTCGGGTCGTGTGGAAGAACCCGCTTCAGAGGTTTGCCCACCGACCGAATCACCGGGTAAGGGGAAAAGGAAGCGTAAGTGCTACTACACGAAGTGCACGGTTTGTAAGACGCGACTTCCGACGCACCTGCTCGGGAAGCACCTGATCTCCCGGTACCACTACCGCCGGATGCTAAACCACCCGGCTCAGTGTTTCGATGTCGTGCTCCGGAACATGCACCGCATCGTGCTGGAATCTCCATTCCAGTGTGCGCCTTGTAAATTTTACGCCAACAGTGAGCCGCACTTCATGGCTCACTGGAACTCGACCGAACACGAGGCCCGTGTGGCGTCCCCGAATGGGAAGTTCTGGTGTAGCTTCTGTAAGTTCGAGTGCGAGAGCAACTTCCAGATGACGGAGCATCTGCGTGGAGCGAACCACCGTGAGGTGATCGCCGTGATCAACCGCTCGGTGCCGATCATCATACGCAAGATCACGCGCATCCGGTGCGACTTCTGCGAGGAAGAGTTTCGCTACAATGCGGAACTGCGTCGCCATCAGCGTCACTGCACCGAGGCCAGCTTGGAAGCGATCGAAGAGGTGCGCACCCGGGTTCAAAACACGTTCCTCTGTGAGCTTTGTAACTCAACCTTTCCCAACCGAATCCGACTGCTCCAGCATGGACAGAAGCTGCACCGACTGGCGCACTATTACTGTTCCATTTGTGAGTGCTCGTTTGAGACGGCTCAGGAATCGGCCAGGCATCGGCGAACCTCGCGTCATAAGGTTTTGTCCGCCAGGAGAAGGAAGAAGACGAGTTTGGTGCGGAAAAGTTGTCCCGTCTGTAAGGAGGAGCTGGCGGACGTGCTCGAACTGAAGCAGCATATCGCCAACTGTCATCCAGAAGTGAAATATAG CTGTCCCCGGTGCGGCGAGTGTTTCGTCCTGGCGCAGGAACTGGGCAGACACGTACGTGACAAAAATTGTACATTTTTCAACCCCTCCCCATCGGTGGACGGACAGGAGACACCGTCAACGTCGCTACCGGGGCCACTCGTAGCGATGGATTCGGGTGGCCCGGTTTCGCCGGGTCCGTCTGCGACTCATCAGCGTCCACTTCTGGCCGTGGGCTCGTCGCAAActtcaccgtcgtcgtcgtcgtcgtcgtcatcagcaACCCGGGCGCATCTTCCGGGCACAAATTCAATTATCTCGAATGATTCAATTAAAGTAAATATGAATGATCGTAAACTAGGCAAGGAGGCACAGCTGTATTCGGCCACCGGCGTGGTACGGTCCGCGTCGGATCCGGACCAGGGGTCGATTGCGGTATCCGCATCGGCCCGAGGTGACAACGCGTCCGTACCGGGAGTGCTCCGGCAGGGCACAGCTGATGGGCCGGCGAAAG TTGATATGATGGAAAATTACTCACCCAGCCCACCGGCACCCAGCGCACTTCCGCCGTCCACCGTGCCACCGTATGGAATTAAATTGGACTCATCTGCGCCGGCCCCCGCCACCCCCGGCCGCATCAGCCCCCCAGGGTGCGAATCATCGACGGCGGTATCAAGTTCGGATTGCGATAATATTGTCGCCGTGCGCTCCGACCCGCAGGCGTCAGCAGAAATCTTTTTCGCACTGGCTAATAATGCGTCCGAGAATAATACTGTTTACGTTGATGAAATTGTTGGCACCATCGGCGAGGACGGTTCGGTCGTTTGCTGGCAGTGTAAAATATGCCCATTCAG CACGTCATCGAAGGCCGAATTTCTGTTTCACGAAATTTTGCACTCATCAAAGTTGGATGACAAAGCAAAGTCGTCCCAATCGGGCCCTCCGGACGAAGCTGGCCGCCCCCGGCCGAACCGCCCGCGCCCAAAGCTCACTTGCCCCCTGTGCGGGAAAGCGTTCTCGAAGGCGTCCCTCCGTTGCCACCTGCGCCAGCACACCGACGAGCGGCTCTTCCCCTGCCCGCTCTGCCCGATGGCTTTCACGCGGAAGGCCAATCTCAAAAATCACACCGATAACATTCACCACCAGCGGAAACCGGCAGCGAGTGCGACGGTGACGAGCGGCGGGGAGGCAGAGGGGGAGCTCCACATTCCAGCACCG CAGGAGGGATCCGTTTGTACCACTTGCGGGAAAACGTTCGCCAATCG CCACATCATGCAGCTACACAGCCAGGTCCATCTCGAGCAGCGGCTCATCAAATCGTTCGCCTGCCAGTACGAGGGCTGCCACTACCAGGCCCAGTCCGCCGCCGACGCCCGCCGCCACCTGCCGTCGCATTCGGACGAGCGAAACTTTGCCTGCAGCGAGGACGGCTGCGACTACCGGGGGAAATCGTTGGCCCAGTTGCGAAG ACATGCCCTCCGACACGAAGACGTGGGGAAGAAGTATAAATGCGATCAGTGCGATTTTGCCACGCGCATTCCCGGACACCTTCGGCGTCATCTTCTGGTGCATTCCGGAAGCAAACCCTACGCGTGTCCGCACTGTGATTATTCATGCAACAACATT